A window of the Campylobacter massiliensis genome harbors these coding sequences:
- the larB gene encoding nickel pincer cofactor biosynthesis protein LarB has translation MREDEILELFAGIKSGRVSEQEALKYLKNYPYEDVGCAKIDTQRALRNGAGEVIYGEGKTDDEILRIAEAIGARGQNILITRTNERVFELVREILPQAEFNARGRVISVKFKEPALTQSYIAIVSAGTADGAVVEEAYETARFLGNDVRKFSDAGVAGLHRLIANLEQIRGAKVVIAVAGMEGALASVLAGLVSVPVIAVPTSVGYGASFGGLAALLAMLNSCANGVSVVNIDNGFGAAYNASLINHL, from the coding sequence ATGAGAGAGGATGAAATTTTAGAGCTTTTCGCAGGGATAAAAAGCGGCCGCGTGAGCGAGCAAGAGGCGCTAAAATACCTGAAAAACTACCCCTACGAGGACGTGGGCTGCGCCAAAATCGACACCCAGCGCGCCCTGCGAAACGGCGCAGGCGAGGTGATCTACGGCGAGGGCAAGACTGATGATGAAATTTTACGCATCGCAGAAGCGATCGGCGCGAGAGGGCAAAATATCCTAATCACGCGCACGAACGAGCGGGTTTTTGAGCTGGTGCGCGAAATCTTGCCGCAGGCGGAGTTTAACGCTCGCGGCCGCGTCATCAGCGTCAAATTTAAAGAGCCTGCGCTCACGCAAAGCTACATCGCGATAGTATCTGCCGGCACCGCCGACGGCGCGGTCGTGGAGGAGGCGTACGAGACGGCGCGATTTTTAGGCAACGACGTGCGCAAATTTAGCGACGCGGGCGTGGCGGGACTGCATAGACTGATCGCCAATTTAGAGCAGATACGCGGTGCAAAGGTCGTGATCGCGGTAGCCGGCATGGAGGGCGCGCTAGCTAGCGTACTGGCAGGGCTTGTTAGCGTGCCGGTGATCGCAGTGCCCACCAGCGTGGGATACGGCGCGAGTTTCGGCGGGCTAGCGGCGCTACTAGCGATGCTAAACAGCTGCGCAAACGGCGTCAGCGTCGTAAATATCGACAACGGCTTTGGCGCCGCGTACAACGCGAGCCTGATAAATCATCTGTGA